A window of Bacillota bacterium contains these coding sequences:
- a CDS encoding energy-coupling factor transporter transmembrane protein EcfT: protein MNTPFEYQDGESFLHRLHPNVKLAWVLLTLLVVLAPYGLNAGSFLGLALWLAFDLACWLAAGLDFRRFWGLFRILLFTFAFLVVSQALLYATGPDLFRIGPLPVKRDGLAFGLLLSLRILVAMSVMPVFISTTSPGKLMAALLRLGIPATPVLMFLSALTFTSTVFEMWQSIVDAQRLRGFDVDAMPLWQRARKGYIPIVVPLVLMLFRKGNDLDIALGTKGIGAVRRPTDLEPVSFGLGEAGFSLALLVMCLVFVAAFSGRLLS from the coding sequence GTGAACACGCCCTTTGAGTACCAGGACGGGGAGAGCTTCCTCCACCGCCTCCATCCCAACGTGAAGCTGGCCTGGGTGCTGCTGACGCTCCTGGTGGTGCTGGCGCCCTACGGGCTGAACGCGGGCAGCTTCCTCGGGCTGGCGCTCTGGCTGGCCTTCGACCTGGCCTGCTGGCTGGCGGCCGGGCTGGACTTCCGCCGCTTCTGGGGGCTCTTCCGCATCCTCCTCTTCACCTTCGCCTTCCTGGTGGTCAGCCAGGCGCTCCTCTACGCCACCGGGCCGGACCTCTTCCGGATCGGGCCGCTGCCGGTCAAGCGCGACGGCCTGGCCTTCGGCCTGCTCCTCTCGCTGCGCATCCTGGTGGCCATGTCGGTGATGCCGGTCTTCATCTCCACCACCTCGCCCGGCAAGCTGATGGCGGCGCTCCTGCGCCTGGGCATTCCGGCGACGCCGGTGCTCATGTTCCTCTCGGCGCTCACCTTCACCAGCACGGTCTTCGAGATGTGGCAGAGCATCGTCGACGCCCAGCGGCTGCGCGGCTTCGACGTCGACGCCATGCCGCTCTGGCAACGCGCCCGCAAGGGGTACATCCCCATCGTCGTCCCCCTGGTGCTGATGCTCTTCCGCAAGGGCAACGACCTGGACATCGCGCTGGGCACCAAGGGCATCGGCGCCGTCCGCCGGCCCACCGACCTGGAGCCCGTCTCCTTCGGGCTGGGCGAGGCCGGCTTCTCGCTGGCGCTCCTGGTGATGTGCCTCGTCTTCGTCGCGGCCTTCAGCGGCCGACTGCTCTCCTGA
- a CDS encoding IclR family transcriptional regulator, whose amino-acid sequence MMRAVERTFRILLALGEAGGEGVRLRELARRVRLPEPTLLRFLESLVEVGAVEERGEGGYALGLLLRRLAHDAVPDLRAAAVPVMRALSERLHEDVHLATLDADSVLCLESVKSSHLLGVAIGTGSRVPIYASAMGKAILAFMGRQQRAELLRRVELKPLTPRTLHERGRLLAELAQTRRRGYALDNGELELGILCIAAPLFGPGGAVVGSISVTAPAERWSAAELERYAPVLLAEVAEVNRRLAGEGQSKVSLERG is encoded by the coding sequence ATGATGCGGGCGGTGGAGCGCACCTTCCGCATCCTTCTCGCCCTGGGCGAGGCGGGCGGCGAGGGGGTGCGCCTGCGCGAGCTGGCGCGGCGGGTGCGCCTGCCGGAGCCGACGCTGCTCCGCTTCCTGGAGTCGCTGGTGGAGGTGGGCGCGGTGGAGGAGCGGGGGGAGGGGGGCTACGCCCTCGGCCTCCTCCTCCGCCGCCTGGCGCACGACGCGGTACCCGACCTGCGCGCCGCCGCCGTGCCGGTGATGCGGGCGCTCAGCGAGCGGCTGCACGAGGACGTTCACCTGGCGACGCTGGACGCCGACTCCGTCCTCTGCCTGGAGAGCGTCAAGTCGAGCCACCTGCTGGGCGTCGCCATCGGCACCGGCTCCCGCGTCCCCATCTACGCCTCGGCCATGGGCAAGGCCATCCTGGCCTTCATGGGCCGCCAGCAGCGTGCCGAGCTGCTGCGCCGGGTGGAACTGAAGCCGCTCACCCCGCGCACCCTCCACGAGCGCGGCCGCCTCCTGGCGGAGCTGGCACAGACTCGGCGGCGGGGCTACGCGCTGGACAACGGCGAGCTGGAGCTGGGCATCCTCTGCATCGCGGCGCCTCTCTTCGGCCCCGGCGGGGCGGTGGTGGGCAGCATCTCCGTCACCGCGCCGGCCGAGCGATGGAGTGCCGCCGAGCTGGAGCGTTACGCGCCCGTCCTCCTGGCGGAGGTGGCGGAGGTGAACCGGCGCCTGGCGGGCGAGGGCCAGAGCAAGGTTTCCCTGGAGAGGGGATAG
- a CDS encoding SNF2 helicase associated domain-containing protein, giving the protein MNEQDAMHEDDSLLAWVRRWQFDRATLEEMSDDLVYRRGRQYFRDGRVLDFDLVDGEIVGSVLGSRRRPYEVRLFAGRYGLQAACDCPFAYGWCKHIVALGLAVLEEARREERDRDRRSAGSAAPPGEVPTRPPAPPLPAWKRTLEAALSAAAARAAGGTAPGGAPSAVGETRLVVRASLGPGGLALRLRAARIGKRGPGAERSFHTGYSYPTGWPPFLGAAEQRLIRLLVAESAVRLGMTFEAPIPVPPDALDPVAELLAQLPYVFFEESAAAGQAPPVQGPSGRPRGGRPGAAPEPRRPLRVDDRPLPVRLALEPAPEEKGRPERHYLLKLAPVEAGDPRWQRLVRAGGAHLLRGRRAWLLIAPEGREEGEVQAELVPLVSGAPPELILAIGSGIRVPESELGDFLNDYLGRLGGPEELLLPPEVRERLSEEMAPRPVLTLAEREGVLEARLLFAYGDGPAQVGAGQPEPEIVEAQTAAGPRWARRDRAAEGRAVERLAAAGLAPPEPPEQGTFTAEGDAALDFLAERVPELLREGWEVLGEEGLGRLRVVRTRPRLRAEVRSGIDWLDLELSLETGEGRLGTEELLAALDRGTRWVRLPDGRAVRLPERWFQAARQVLEGEREPGTRLAPRLPRWQAPLVERLAAHADEVRFDRRFEELAGRLRALRQGLRDFRGIPRQDPPLGLAAELRPYQRQGLDWLRWLAGERLGGVLADEMGLGKTVQALALLLGEKEAGRARDPSLVVAPTSLVFNWFEEARRFTPALDVLALVGPERSRHFGELARHDVILTSYALLRRDIEVLARQRWHLVVLDEAQAIKNAGSETARAARRLDADARFALTGTPLENRLDELWSVFDFVLPAFLGSEEEFRKRWGRPVAAGSVPAGAEPGEGARAAEEAREALERLGRRIRPFLLRRTKRDVAPELPPRTETVLRCEMGPAQRRLYERILRDVRERVFGEVERRGIERSRITILDGLLKLRQVACHPQLLRLPGNRIEASAKLELFRDLVREIAGGGHRVLVFSQFVRMLGILRRELDHLGLRYEYLDGGTRDRAARVHAFQEDPAIPVFLMSLKAGGYGLNLTGASYVIHFDPWWNPAAEEQATDRVHRIGQSREVFSYKLITRGTVEEKILDLQARKRELARDLLAYAGRGGAGTPGAGEAAGGAGAGEAGDLASTLTREDLEVLFRLD; this is encoded by the coding sequence GTGAACGAGCAAGACGCCATGCACGAGGACGACTCCCTGCTCGCGTGGGTGCGGCGGTGGCAGTTCGACCGGGCCACCCTCGAGGAGATGAGCGATGACCTCGTCTACCGGCGGGGTCGCCAGTACTTCCGTGACGGCCGCGTCCTCGACTTCGACCTCGTCGACGGGGAGATCGTCGGTTCTGTGCTCGGTTCCCGGCGCCGCCCCTACGAGGTCCGGCTCTTCGCGGGCCGCTACGGTCTCCAGGCCGCGTGCGACTGCCCCTTCGCATACGGGTGGTGCAAGCACATCGTCGCCCTGGGCCTCGCCGTCCTGGAGGAAGCGCGGCGCGAGGAGCGCGACCGCGACCGGAGGTCGGCGGGGAGCGCCGCGCCTCCCGGGGAGGTTCCGACCCGCCCGCCGGCGCCTCCGCTTCCTGCCTGGAAGAGGACGCTCGAGGCGGCGCTGAGCGCGGCCGCCGCCCGTGCCGCGGGAGGGACCGCCCCCGGCGGGGCTCCGTCCGCCGTCGGCGAGACGCGTCTCGTCGTCCGGGCGTCGCTGGGACCGGGGGGGCTTGCGCTCCGCCTCCGCGCCGCGCGCATCGGGAAGCGCGGCCCGGGCGCGGAAAGGAGCTTCCACACCGGCTATTCCTACCCGACGGGCTGGCCGCCTTTCCTGGGGGCGGCGGAGCAGCGCCTGATCCGCCTCCTGGTGGCGGAGTCCGCCGTCCGGCTGGGCATGACGTTCGAGGCGCCGATTCCGGTACCGCCCGACGCGCTGGATCCGGTGGCCGAACTCCTCGCCCAGCTGCCGTACGTCTTCTTCGAGGAGTCGGCAGCTGCCGGTCAGGCACCGCCGGTCCAGGGGCCATCCGGGCGGCCGCGCGGCGGACGGCCCGGCGCCGCCCCCGAGCCGCGCAGGCCGCTCCGTGTCGACGACCGGCCGCTCCCCGTGCGGCTCGCCCTCGAACCCGCTCCGGAGGAGAAGGGCCGCCCGGAGCGCCACTACCTGCTGAAGCTGGCTCCGGTCGAGGCCGGGGATCCGCGCTGGCAGAGGCTCGTCCGCGCCGGCGGGGCCCACCTCCTCCGCGGCCGGAGGGCCTGGCTGCTGATCGCGCCGGAAGGGCGGGAGGAGGGCGAGGTCCAGGCCGAGCTGGTCCCGCTCGTCTCCGGCGCGCCGCCGGAGCTGATCCTGGCCATCGGATCCGGGATCCGGGTGCCGGAGAGCGAGCTGGGCGACTTCCTCAACGACTACCTGGGACGCCTGGGCGGCCCGGAGGAGCTCCTCCTCCCGCCCGAGGTCCGGGAGCGCCTCAGCGAGGAGATGGCGCCGCGGCCGGTGCTCACCCTGGCGGAGCGGGAGGGAGTGCTGGAGGCGCGCCTTCTCTTCGCCTACGGCGACGGGCCGGCGCAGGTGGGCGCAGGCCAGCCCGAACCCGAGATCGTCGAGGCGCAGACGGCGGCGGGGCCGCGCTGGGCCCGGCGGGATCGGGCGGCGGAAGGGCGGGCGGTGGAGCGGCTGGCGGCCGCCGGGCTCGCGCCCCCGGAGCCTCCGGAGCAAGGGACCTTCACCGCGGAAGGCGACGCCGCCCTCGACTTCCTGGCCGAGCGGGTGCCGGAGCTCCTCCGCGAGGGGTGGGAGGTGCTGGGCGAAGAGGGGCTCGGGCGGCTGCGGGTCGTGCGGACGCGGCCCCGCCTCCGCGCCGAGGTGCGCTCCGGCATCGACTGGTTGGACCTGGAGCTGAGCCTGGAGACCGGCGAGGGGCGGCTGGGGACCGAGGAGCTCCTGGCCGCCCTGGACCGGGGGACGCGCTGGGTACGGCTGCCCGACGGGAGGGCGGTCCGGCTTCCCGAGCGCTGGTTCCAAGCGGCGCGGCAGGTGCTGGAGGGGGAGCGGGAGCCCGGGACGCGCCTGGCGCCGAGGCTTCCTCGCTGGCAGGCCCCGCTGGTGGAGAGGCTGGCGGCCCACGCCGACGAGGTCCGCTTCGACCGGCGCTTCGAGGAGCTGGCGGGCAGGCTGCGCGCGCTGCGCCAGGGCCTGCGCGACTTCCGCGGGATCCCGCGGCAGGACCCGCCGCTGGGTCTGGCGGCCGAGCTCCGTCCCTACCAGCGCCAGGGCCTCGACTGGCTCCGCTGGCTGGCCGGGGAACGGCTGGGCGGCGTGCTGGCCGACGAGATGGGTCTCGGCAAGACGGTCCAGGCGCTCGCCCTCCTCCTCGGCGAGAAGGAGGCCGGCCGCGCCCGCGACCCGAGCCTGGTCGTCGCCCCCACCTCGCTGGTCTTCAACTGGTTCGAGGAAGCGCGGCGCTTCACCCCGGCGCTCGACGTTCTCGCGCTGGTCGGCCCGGAGCGGAGCCGCCACTTCGGTGAGCTCGCCCGCCATGACGTGATCCTGACCAGTTACGCCCTGCTGCGCCGGGACATCGAGGTGCTCGCCCGCCAGCGCTGGCACCTGGTCGTGCTGGACGAGGCCCAGGCCATCAAGAACGCCGGCTCGGAGACGGCGCGCGCCGCGCGGCGCCTCGACGCCGACGCGCGCTTCGCGCTGACGGGGACGCCGCTCGAGAACAGGCTGGACGAGCTCTGGTCCGTCTTCGACTTCGTGCTGCCCGCCTTCCTCGGGAGCGAGGAGGAGTTCCGGAAACGGTGGGGGCGGCCGGTGGCGGCGGGCTCGGTGCCCGCCGGCGCCGAGCCGGGGGAGGGTGCCCGGGCGGCGGAGGAGGCCCGCGAGGCGCTGGAGCGGCTCGGGAGGCGGATCCGACCCTTCCTCCTGCGCAGGACCAAGCGCGATGTGGCGCCGGAGCTGCCTCCGCGGACCGAGACGGTGCTCCGCTGCGAGATGGGGCCGGCGCAGCGCCGGCTCTACGAGCGGATCCTGCGCGACGTTCGCGAGCGCGTCTTCGGCGAGGTGGAGCGGCGGGGCATCGAGCGGAGCCGCATCACCATCCTGGACGGGCTCCTGAAGCTCCGGCAGGTGGCCTGCCACCCGCAGCTGCTGCGCCTGCCGGGCAACCGGATCGAGGCCTCGGCCAAGCTGGAGCTCTTCCGCGACCTGGTCCGGGAGATCGCCGGCGGCGGCCACCGGGTGCTGGTCTTCAGCCAGTTCGTGCGCATGCTCGGCATCCTGCGCCGCGAGCTCGACCATCTCGGCCTCCGCTACGAGTACCTCGACGGCGGGACGCGCGACCGTGCGGCGCGGGTGCACGCCTTCCAGGAGGATCCTGCGATCCCGGTCTTCCTGATGAGCCTGAAGGCCGGCGGCTACGGTCTCAACCTGACCGGTGCCTCGTACGTGATCCACTTCGACCCCTGGTGGAACCCGGCCGCGGAGGAGCAGGCGACGGACCGCGTCCACCGCATCGGCCAGTCGAGGGAAGTCTTCAGTTACAAGCTGATCACCCGCGGCACCGTCGAGGAGAAGATCCTCGACCTTCAGGCGAGGAAGCGGGAACTGGCGCGCGACCTGCTCGCGTATGCGGGGCGCGGCGGCGCCGGGACGCCCGGGGCGGGCGAGGCCGCCGGTGGCGCGGGCGCAGGCGAGGCGGGCGACCTGGCGTCGACGCTGACGCGGGAGGACCTGGAGGTGCTCTTCCGCCTGGACTGA
- a CDS encoding TetR/AcrR family transcriptional regulator, translated as MRAIANEERANDASLVDRFLEVAVELFGRRGYTGVSVEEIVEAAGVTKGAFYYYLESKAELLYRIHDRFISVELAEGERILAGGGSASERLARLVRSLVRSIHDYLPYVTVFFHELHHLEEPYLSRIREKRDRYERMFVETVAAGVAAGEFRDDVEPRLVALALFGMCNWAYRWYRPDGPLGPEEIADRFLRLFMEGLARRDGR; from the coding sequence GTGAGGGCGATCGCCAACGAGGAGCGCGCGAACGACGCCTCCCTGGTGGACCGCTTCCTGGAGGTGGCGGTGGAGCTCTTCGGGCGCCGCGGCTACACCGGCGTCTCGGTGGAGGAGATCGTGGAGGCGGCCGGCGTCACCAAGGGCGCCTTCTACTACTACCTGGAGAGCAAGGCGGAGCTGCTCTACCGCATCCACGACCGCTTCATCTCGGTGGAGCTGGCCGAGGGCGAGCGCATCCTGGCGGGGGGCGGCAGCGCCTCGGAGCGGCTGGCGCGCCTGGTGCGGAGCCTGGTCCGCTCCATCCACGACTACCTGCCCTACGTCACCGTCTTCTTCCACGAGCTCCACCACCTGGAGGAGCCATACCTGTCGCGCATCCGCGAGAAGCGCGACCGCTACGAGCGGATGTTCGTGGAGACCGTGGCCGCCGGCGTCGCGGCGGGCGAGTTCCGCGACGACGTGGAGCCGCGCCTGGTGGCGCTGGCGCTCTTCGGCATGTGCAACTGGGCCTACCGCTGGTACCGGCCGGACGGGCCGCTGGGGCCGGAGGAGATCGCGGACCGCTTCCTGCGGCTCTTCATGGAAGGCCTGGCCCGGCGGGACGGGCGGTAG
- a CDS encoding glucose 1-dehydrogenase codes for MADGGNPFDLGGRAALVTGGSRGLGLAIARGLARAGARVLVTARRREWLEPAVEEARREGLELEGFLGDVSDAAQARAMVARALELFGGLDVLVNNAGRSWGAPLESMPPEKWREVLEVNLTGPFLLCQAAAEALKASGRGRVINVASVAGLVGAPASVLEASGYTASKGGLIALTRDLAVKWAPSGVTVNAIAPGFIPTRLAEGNIELHREAILASIPMGRLGREEDVVGAVLFFASDAAAYVTGQVLAIDGGMTAQ; via the coding sequence ATGGCGGACGGGGGGAACCCCTTCGACCTGGGCGGGCGGGCGGCGCTGGTCACCGGCGGCTCGCGCGGCCTGGGGCTGGCCATCGCCCGCGGTCTGGCGCGGGCGGGGGCGCGCGTGCTCGTCACCGCCCGCCGGCGCGAGTGGCTGGAGCCGGCGGTGGAGGAGGCGCGGCGCGAGGGGCTGGAGCTGGAGGGCTTCCTGGGCGACGTGAGCGACGCCGCCCAGGCGCGCGCCATGGTGGCGCGGGCGCTGGAGCTCTTCGGCGGGCTGGATGTGCTGGTCAACAACGCCGGCCGCTCCTGGGGCGCCCCGCTGGAGAGCATGCCGCCGGAGAAGTGGCGCGAGGTGCTGGAGGTCAACCTGACCGGGCCCTTCCTCCTCTGCCAGGCGGCGGCGGAGGCGCTGAAGGCCTCGGGCCGCGGGCGGGTGATCAACGTGGCCTCGGTGGCGGGGCTGGTGGGCGCCCCGGCCTCGGTGCTGGAGGCGAGCGGCTACACGGCCTCCAAGGGAGGGCTGATCGCGCTGACGCGCGACCTGGCGGTCAAGTGGGCGCCCTCGGGCGTGACGGTCAACGCCATCGCGCCGGGCTTCATCCCCACGCGGCTGGCGGAGGGGAACATCGAGCTCCACCGCGAGGCGATCCTGGCCTCCATCCCCATGGGGCGGCTGGGGCGCGAGGAGGACGTGGTGGGCGCGGTCCTCTTCTTCGCCTCGGACGCGGCCGCCTACGTGACCGGCCAGGTGCTGGCCATCGACGGGGGGATGACGGCGCAGTAG
- a CDS encoding DNA starvation/stationary phase protection protein: protein MTDAGSAAVSIGSEAREALVQELRELSLSLRGQQLATKVAHWNVEGQNFLEIHELLDQVASHLEEGVDLLAERAVQLGGSARGTAAEVADVWEAPGGGSPSESAGVRTSSRWIGWVADGLRKVTARLYAGIELAAKSGDPVTADLLTQLARQADKDLWFLAAHLETAD, encoded by the coding sequence ATGACCGACGCGGGAAGTGCCGCCGTCTCCATCGGATCCGAAGCCCGCGAAGCGCTGGTCCAGGAGCTCCGTGAGCTCTCCCTCTCCCTGCGGGGCCAGCAGCTGGCGACCAAGGTAGCGCACTGGAACGTCGAGGGGCAGAACTTCCTGGAGATCCACGAGCTGTTGGATCAGGTGGCCTCCCATCTGGAAGAGGGCGTCGACCTGCTGGCCGAACGCGCCGTCCAACTGGGCGGGAGCGCCCGGGGAACCGCCGCGGAGGTGGCCGATGTATGGGAGGCGCCCGGTGGCGGCTCCCCGTCGGAGTCCGCCGGTGTGCGGACCTCCTCCAGGTGGATCGGCTGGGTGGCGGATGGCCTCAGGAAGGTGACGGCCAGACTCTATGCGGGCATCGAGCTCGCCGCGAAGTCCGGCGATCCCGTCACGGCCGACCTGCTGACCCAACTCGCGCGCCAGGCGGACAAGGACCTCTGGTTCCTGGCGGCCCACCTCGAAACGGCTGACTGA
- a CDS encoding aminotransferase class III-fold pyridoxal phosphate-dependent enzyme: protein MERYLAPSLAVDWPGLRVERAEGARVTAADGRVYLDFVSGMAALPLGHGHPEVVAAVREQAERLLHGPLGVFYYDVLLDLAEELAAVLPGGIATFFFGNSGTEAVEGAVKLARFVTGRPMVVAFRGGFHGRSLGSLALTASKAFYRHGYQPLPGVVHSRFPYPLADGLAPEASVAAALEELDALFRHVVAPEDVAAIVVEPVQGEGGYVVPPRGFLEGLRERADRAGALLVFDEVQTGFGRTGDFFAAETFGVTPDVMALAKAISSGLPLGATAARPELMARWPAGTHGTTFGGSPLAAAAALATLRVLRRERLPERARRLGEAATAELWRLAGRHPGLVREVRGPGLMIGIECASGEVATRVLRAALERGLILYPAGPDGRVIRFIPPLNVPEADLEEGLEILGGAFDEVAGRP, encoded by the coding sequence GTGGAGCGATACCTGGCGCCCTCGCTGGCGGTGGACTGGCCGGGCCTCCGCGTGGAGCGGGCGGAGGGGGCGCGGGTGACCGCCGCCGACGGCCGCGTCTACCTGGACTTCGTCTCCGGCATGGCGGCGCTGCCGCTGGGCCACGGCCACCCGGAGGTGGTGGCGGCGGTCCGGGAGCAGGCGGAGCGCCTCCTCCACGGTCCGCTGGGCGTCTTCTACTACGACGTCCTGCTGGATCTGGCGGAGGAGCTGGCGGCCGTCCTGCCCGGCGGCATCGCCACCTTCTTCTTCGGCAACTCGGGCACGGAGGCGGTGGAGGGCGCCGTCAAGCTGGCCCGCTTCGTCACCGGGCGGCCCATGGTGGTCGCCTTCCGCGGCGGCTTCCACGGCCGGAGCCTGGGCTCGCTGGCGCTGACCGCCTCCAAGGCCTTCTACCGGCACGGCTACCAGCCGCTGCCCGGGGTGGTCCACAGCCGCTTCCCCTACCCGCTGGCCGACGGCCTCGCGCCCGAGGCGTCGGTGGCGGCGGCGCTGGAGGAGCTGGACGCGCTCTTCCGCCACGTGGTGGCGCCGGAGGACGTGGCCGCCATCGTGGTCGAACCGGTGCAGGGCGAGGGCGGCTACGTGGTGCCGCCGCGGGGTTTCCTGGAGGGCCTGCGCGAGCGCGCCGACCGCGCCGGCGCCCTGCTCGTCTTCGACGAGGTGCAGACCGGCTTCGGCCGGACCGGCGACTTCTTCGCCGCCGAGACCTTCGGCGTGACGCCGGACGTGATGGCGCTGGCCAAGGCGATCTCCTCGGGGCTGCCGCTGGGAGCGACGGCGGCGCGGCCGGAGCTGATGGCGCGCTGGCCCGCCGGCACGCACGGCACCACCTTCGGCGGCAGCCCGCTGGCGGCGGCCGCCGCCCTGGCCACGCTCCGCGTCCTGCGCCGCGAGCGGCTGCCCGAGCGCGCCCGCCGGCTGGGCGAGGCGGCGACGGCGGAGCTGTGGCGCCTGGCGGGGCGCCATCCCGGGCTGGTCCGCGAGGTGCGCGGGCCGGGGCTGATGATCGGCATCGAGTGCGCCTCGGGGGAGGTGGCGACGCGGGTGCTCCGCGCCGCCCTGGAGCGGGGGCTCATCCTCTACCCCGCGGGGCCGGACGGCCGCGTGATCCGCTTCATCCCGCCGCTCAACGTGCCCGAGGCCGACCTGGAGGAGGGGTTGGAGATCCTGGGCGGCGCCTTCGACGAGGTGGCCGGAAGGCCATGA
- a CDS encoding transcriptional repressor, translated as MDPTQEQAIRLLQRRGLRVTAQRRAVLHLFLAEPSLHLTAAEVLARIRVHAPEVSKATVYKALDDERKAGLLDEHTDPNGVRLYGLDLEEHDHFICERCGRWYDVPATGRPRKPERWVDAGEVERVEVFYSGLCHACRSGAGGTGSPRG; from the coding sequence GTGGATCCGACGCAGGAGCAGGCGATCAGGCTCTTGCAGAGGCGGGGACTGCGCGTCACCGCCCAGCGCCGGGCGGTCCTCCACCTCTTCCTCGCGGAACCGTCGCTGCACCTGACGGCGGCCGAGGTGCTCGCCCGGATCCGGGTGCATGCCCCGGAGGTGTCCAAGGCGACCGTCTACAAGGCGCTGGACGACGAGCGAAAGGCGGGGCTCCTCGACGAGCACACCGACCCGAACGGAGTCCGCCTCTACGGCCTCGACCTGGAGGAGCACGATCACTTCATCTGCGAACGCTGCGGCCGCTGGTACGACGTCCCCGCCACCGGCCGGCCGAGGAAGCCGGAGCGCTGGGTGGACGCAGGCGAGGTCGAGCGGGTGGAAGTCTTTTATTCGGGTCTCTGCCACGCCTGCCGATCGGGCGCAGGGGGAACCGGGAGTCCGCGGGGGTAG
- a CDS encoding ATP-binding cassette domain-containing protein yields MVEPAGGPAVRVEELAFQYQGGGEVLRGISFTLEPGDFLVVLGANGAGKSTLCYLLTGIVPNIYAGRRSGTVEVVGVDPWEYRLAELTDRVGLVMQNPESQISMPIVEMEMGLALANRAVPAEEIGRRVEWALEVVDLAGYRRRPTKALSGGQKQRLVLGAALTSLPPLLVLDEPTAQLDPLGSRELLRAISKLRQERRVTIVMTTHKTEEVLGLATHALVLEEGRAVAYGPYAEVMRQVDLLEAAGVQAPPAEHVAWRVRRRGVALPPGAAEEAVVEALRSRARGPVPVPRRERPAATRAPVLELEHVTFRYPGQERPALQDVSLRVGEGEFVGVVGQNGSGKSTLLKLLAGLIRPQEGGYRLAGRETAPLSVAEIARQLGLVLQDPDYQLFNPSGLEEVAFGLRNQRLPEEEVLARSRAALAAVRLEAQAELFPFRMSFGDRRKLAVAAVLALEPKVLVLDEPTTAQDYRGRYLLADLAAELRARRGHTVLMVSHDIDLVARYVDRLVVMRDGRITVDAPLEEALAQEDELRATHVSVPTVTRIARRSGVFDGLVADEESLLAAFPGGERREHAL; encoded by the coding sequence ATGGTAGAGCCGGCCGGCGGCCCGGCCGTCCGGGTGGAGGAGCTCGCTTTCCAGTACCAGGGGGGCGGGGAGGTCCTCCGGGGGATCTCCTTCACCCTGGAACCGGGCGACTTCCTGGTCGTCCTGGGGGCCAACGGCGCCGGCAAGTCCACCCTCTGCTACCTGCTGACCGGCATCGTCCCCAACATCTACGCCGGGCGGCGCTCGGGCACGGTGGAGGTGGTGGGCGTCGACCCCTGGGAGTACCGGCTGGCCGAGCTGACCGACCGGGTCGGCCTGGTGATGCAGAACCCCGAGAGCCAGATCTCCATGCCCATCGTGGAGATGGAGATGGGGCTGGCGCTGGCCAACCGGGCGGTGCCGGCGGAGGAGATCGGACGGCGCGTGGAGTGGGCGCTGGAGGTGGTGGACCTGGCCGGCTACCGCCGCCGCCCCACCAAGGCGCTCTCCGGCGGGCAGAAGCAGCGGCTCGTCCTGGGCGCCGCGCTCACCTCGCTGCCGCCGCTCCTCGTCCTGGACGAGCCCACCGCCCAGCTGGACCCGCTGGGCAGCCGCGAGCTGCTCCGGGCGATCAGCAAGCTCCGCCAGGAGCGCCGCGTCACCATCGTCATGACCACCCACAAGACCGAGGAGGTCCTCGGCCTCGCCACCCACGCGCTGGTGCTGGAGGAGGGGAGGGCCGTCGCCTACGGCCCGTACGCCGAGGTGATGCGCCAGGTCGACCTGCTGGAGGCGGCCGGCGTGCAGGCCCCGCCGGCCGAGCACGTCGCCTGGCGCGTGCGCCGGCGGGGCGTCGCGCTGCCCCCGGGAGCCGCGGAGGAGGCGGTGGTGGAGGCGCTGCGGAGCCGGGCGCGGGGGCCGGTGCCGGTGCCCCGGCGGGAGCGGCCGGCCGCGACGCGTGCGCCGGTGCTGGAGCTGGAGCACGTCACCTTCCGCTACCCCGGCCAGGAGCGCCCCGCCCTCCAGGACGTCTCGCTGCGCGTGGGGGAGGGCGAGTTCGTCGGCGTCGTCGGCCAGAACGGCTCCGGCAAGAGCACGCTCCTCAAGCTCCTGGCCGGCCTGATCCGCCCCCAGGAGGGCGGCTACCGCCTGGCCGGGCGCGAGACCGCGCCGCTCTCGGTGGCCGAGATCGCGCGCCAGCTGGGGCTGGTCCTCCAGGATCCCGACTACCAGCTCTTCAACCCGTCGGGGCTGGAGGAGGTCGCCTTCGGCCTGCGGAACCAGAGGCTTCCCGAGGAGGAGGTGCTGGCGCGGAGCCGGGCGGCGCTGGCCGCCGTCCGCCTGGAGGCGCAGGCGGAGCTCTTCCCCTTCCGGATGAGCTTCGGCGACCGCAGGAAGCTGGCCGTGGCCGCCGTCCTGGCGCTGGAGCCGAAGGTGCTGGTGCTCGACGAGCCCACCACCGCCCAGGACTACCGCGGCCGCTACCTGCTGGCCGACCTGGCGGCCGAACTCAGGGCGCGCCGCGGCCACACCGTCCTCATGGTCTCGCACGACATCGACCTGGTCGCCCGCTACGTCGACCGGCTGGTGGTGATGCGCGACGGGCGGATCACCGTCGACGCCCCGCTGGAGGAGGCGCTGGCGCAGGAAGACGAGCTCCGCGCCACCCACGTCTCCGTCCCGACGGTGACCCGCATCGCGCGGCGGAGCGGCGTCTTCGACGGCCTGGTGGCGGACGAGGAGTCGCTGCTGGCCGCCTTTCCGGGTGGTGAGCGCCGTGAACACGCCCTTTGA